The Frankiaceae bacterium genome includes a region encoding these proteins:
- a CDS encoding zinc-dependent alcohol dehydrogenase, whose amino-acid sequence MKANCWMGKNDVSVEKVPDPVILNDRDAIVKVTSTAICGSDLHLYNGYVPTMRKGDILGHEFMGEVVELGRGVSNLQVGDRVVVPFPIACGACNACAAQAFSLCENSNPNAAIAEKLMGHATAGIFGYSHMTGGYAGGQAEYARVPFADVGPLKIEEDLTDEQVLFLTDILPTGYMGAEMCDIKPGDVVAVWGAGPVGQFAVASAYLLGADRVIAIDRFEYRLAYARKFGAETLNYEDVDVLEALRETTGGRGPDACIDAVGMEAHSPIPAIHAYDKAKQATKLETERGHALREAILACRNGGTVSVIGVYGGFLDKFPMGSVMNRSITIKAGQCHVHRYLRPLLDRIVNGEIDPASVISHRMTLAQAPEGFKLFRDKQDECNKIVLTP is encoded by the coding sequence ATGAAAGCCAACTGCTGGATGGGCAAGAACGACGTCTCCGTCGAGAAGGTGCCGGACCCGGTCATCCTCAACGACCGCGACGCCATCGTGAAGGTCACGTCCACCGCGATCTGCGGCTCGGACCTGCACCTCTACAACGGCTACGTCCCGACGATGCGCAAGGGCGACATCCTCGGCCACGAGTTCATGGGCGAGGTCGTCGAGCTAGGTCGCGGCGTGTCCAACCTCCAGGTCGGCGACCGCGTCGTCGTGCCGTTCCCCATCGCCTGCGGCGCGTGCAACGCGTGCGCCGCGCAGGCGTTCTCGCTCTGCGAGAACTCCAACCCGAACGCCGCCATCGCCGAGAAGCTCATGGGTCACGCGACCGCCGGCATCTTCGGCTACTCGCACATGACCGGCGGCTACGCCGGCGGGCAGGCGGAGTACGCGCGGGTGCCGTTCGCCGACGTGGGCCCGTTGAAGATCGAGGAGGACCTCACCGACGAGCAGGTGCTGTTCCTGACGGACATCCTGCCCACCGGCTACATGGGCGCGGAGATGTGCGACATCAAGCCGGGCGACGTCGTCGCGGTGTGGGGCGCGGGTCCCGTCGGGCAGTTCGCGGTGGCGAGCGCGTACCTCCTCGGCGCCGACCGCGTCATCGCGATCGACCGCTTCGAGTACCGGCTCGCGTACGCGCGCAAGTTCGGCGCGGAGACGTTGAACTACGAGGACGTCGACGTGCTGGAGGCGCTGCGCGAGACCACCGGCGGCCGCGGGCCCGACGCGTGCATCGACGCCGTGGGCATGGAGGCGCACAGCCCCATCCCGGCCATCCACGCGTACGACAAGGCGAAGCAGGCGACGAAGCTGGAGACCGAGCGCGGCCACGCGCTGCGCGAGGCGATCCTCGCCTGCCGCAACGGCGGCACCGTCTCGGTGATCGGTGTGTACGGCGGGTTCCTCGACAAGTTCCCGATGGGCTCCGTCATGAACAGGTCGATCACGATCAAGGCCGGCCAGTGCCACGTGCACCGCTACCTGCGGCCGCTGCTCGACCGCATCGTCAACGGCGAGATCGACCCCGCGTCGGTGATCTCGCACCGCATGACGCTGGCGCAGGCCCCCGAGGGCTTCAAGCTGTTCCGCGACAAGCAGGACGAGTGCAACAAGATCGTCCTCACGCCGTAG
- a CDS encoding ester cyclase — MNLGTPGPLGTLVLAYLDRAVHRHDLTVVDELVSPSYAGHGFAPDRDALRVFYAWQARTAPDWRIDVEDLVEEGTRVAVRAHAYGTRTESAPGVPLPEPEYRDLEWLAIYRFAEGLIEEIWVAVRDR; from the coding sequence ATGAACCTCGGAACGCCTGGCCCGCTGGGCACCCTGGTGCTCGCGTACCTCGACCGCGCCGTCCACCGGCACGACCTCACCGTCGTCGACGAGCTGGTGTCGCCGTCGTACGCCGGCCACGGCTTCGCGCCCGACCGCGACGCGCTGCGCGTGTTCTACGCGTGGCAGGCGCGCACCGCACCGGACTGGCGCATCGACGTCGAGGACCTCGTCGAGGAGGGCACCCGCGTCGCCGTGCGGGCGCACGCGTACGGCACCCGCACGGAGTCCGCCCCCGGCGTCCCGCTGCCGGAGCCGGAGTACCGCGACCTCGAGTGGCTCGCGATCTACCGCTTCGCCGAGGGGCTGATCGAGGAGATCTGGGTGGCGGTCCGCGATCGCTGA
- a CDS encoding SRPBCC family protein yields MANDTLHRALGWASLGLGAANLAATRQVARLSGVDDAASAPGVIRAVGARELVHAAGLLGGTHKRVWAFTRVVGDTMDLAVLAKALKNRDPGRRARTIAVTAAVTGIGALDLVAALSSRRRGADEDGQVHASVTVNAPAIEVYQYWRDLTNLPSFMDHLESVEKTGAKTSRWTAKAPGGKTVTWDAELTEDSRGRVIAWRSLPGAKVPNSGRVTFAPAPGDRGTEVRVELEYDIPGGRAGSMVARMFGEEPAQQVRDDLRRFKQVVETGEVVRSDGTPEGVRAGRLAAQQPAQPVHA; encoded by the coding sequence ATGGCCAACGACACCCTTCACCGTGCTCTCGGCTGGGCCAGCCTCGGGCTCGGCGCGGCGAACCTCGCCGCGACCCGCCAGGTGGCCCGCCTCTCCGGCGTCGACGACGCCGCCTCCGCGCCCGGCGTGATCCGCGCCGTCGGCGCCCGCGAGCTCGTCCATGCCGCCGGTCTGCTCGGCGGCACGCACAAGCGGGTCTGGGCGTTCACGCGCGTCGTCGGCGACACCATGGACCTCGCGGTCCTCGCCAAGGCGCTGAAGAACCGCGACCCGGGCCGCCGCGCGCGCACCATCGCCGTCACCGCGGCCGTCACCGGCATCGGCGCGCTCGACCTCGTCGCGGCGCTGAGCAGCCGCCGCCGCGGCGCCGACGAGGACGGGCAGGTCCACGCCTCCGTCACCGTCAACGCTCCCGCGATCGAGGTCTACCAGTACTGGCGCGACCTCACCAACCTGCCGTCGTTCATGGACCACCTGGAGTCCGTGGAGAAGACCGGCGCGAAGACCTCCCGCTGGACCGCGAAGGCGCCCGGCGGCAAGACCGTCACGTGGGACGCCGAGCTCACCGAGGACTCGCGCGGGCGGGTCATCGCGTGGCGTTCGCTTCCCGGCGCGAAGGTGCCCAACTCCGGCCGCGTGACGTTCGCGCCGGCGCCCGGCGACCGCGGCACCGAGGTGCGCGTCGAGCTGGAGTACGACATCCCCGGCGGCCGCGCGGGGTCGATGGTCGCGCGGATGTTCGGCGAGGAGCCGGCGCAGCAGGTCCGCGACGACCTGCGCCGCTTCAAGCAGGTCGTCGAGACCGGTGAGGTCGTGCGCTCCGACGGCACGCCCGAGGGCGTCCGTGCCGGCAGGCTCGCCGCGCAGCAGCCCGCCCAGCCCGTCCACGCGTAG
- a CDS encoding SRPBCC family protein: MTFDPGPLADVAMTRDGERWTLELARELRFAPDRVWAVLTDPARLREWAPYTADRDLGSTGDVTLTMLDGQSADLPATVRRADAPKVLEYTWGGDQLRWQLDPAGAGTRLTLRHSVADRGTGLDVAAGWHLCLAVAERLLDGDPVGPIVGAAALDHGWTELRDAYEARLA, translated from the coding sequence ATGACGTTCGACCCGGGGCCGCTCGCCGACGTCGCGATGACGCGCGACGGCGAACGATGGACGCTCGAGCTCGCGCGCGAGCTGCGTTTCGCGCCAGACCGTGTGTGGGCGGTCCTCACCGATCCCGCGCGGTTGAGGGAGTGGGCGCCGTACACCGCGGACCGCGACCTGGGCAGCACCGGTGACGTGACGCTGACGATGCTCGACGGCCAGTCCGCCGACCTGCCGGCCACGGTGCGGCGAGCCGACGCGCCGAAGGTCCTCGAGTACACGTGGGGCGGCGACCAGCTCCGCTGGCAGCTCGATCCCGCCGGTGCCGGCACGCGGCTGACGCTGCGGCATTCGGTCGCCGATCGCGGCACCGGCCTCGACGTCGCGGCCGGCTGGCACCTCTGCCTCGCGGTCGCCGAGCGCCTGCTCGACGGCGACCCGGTCGGGCCGATCGTCGGCGCGGCCGCACTCGACCACGGGTGGACCGAGCTGCGCGACGCGTACGAAGCCCGGCTGGCCTGA